Proteins encoded in a region of the Candidatus Alcyoniella australis genome:
- the purE gene encoding 5-(carboxyamino)imidazole ribonucleotide mutase, whose protein sequence is MEPSVLLIMGSDSDVERMRPCFEQLDGLGIVYEAHVCSAHRSPAFAAQLAGEARGRGIKLIIAAAGMAAHLAGAAAAQSTLPIIGVPLDAGGLGGLDALLSTVQMPPGVPVATMAIGKAGAHNAALFAAQILSLSDEGLAAKLEQLKAEQALSVASKDAELSKQLNR, encoded by the coding sequence GTGGAACCGAGCGTACTACTGATAATGGGCTCGGACTCCGATGTCGAGCGCATGCGTCCTTGCTTCGAGCAGCTCGACGGGCTCGGAATAGTCTACGAGGCGCACGTCTGCAGCGCCCACCGCAGCCCGGCCTTTGCCGCGCAACTAGCCGGCGAGGCGCGCGGGCGCGGGATCAAACTGATCATCGCTGCCGCGGGCATGGCCGCGCACTTGGCCGGGGCGGCCGCGGCGCAAAGCACGCTGCCTATCATCGGCGTGCCGCTGGACGCCGGCGGACTCGGCGGGCTCGACGCATTGCTCTCCACGGTACAGATGCCGCCGGGAGTGCCGGTGGCCACCATGGCGATCGGTAAAGCCGGGGCGCACAACGCCGCGCTGTTCGCCGCGCAGATCCTCTCGCTGTCCGATGAAGGACTTGCCGCAAAGCTCGAGCAGCTCAAGGCCGAGCAGGCGCTGTCCGTGGCGTCCAAGGACGCCGAGCTTTCCAAACAGCTCAATCGATGA
- the purD gene encoding phosphoribosylamine--glycine ligase, with translation MKVLVIGGGGREHALVWKILQSPLATAVSCVPGNAGTQAVAPGPSISAEDVDSLLEYARTQRFDLTVVGPEVPLAQGLVDRFEDQGLPCFGPTKAAAQIEASKTFAKELMVEAGIPTADYAVFDDPDKAAAYIETKGAPIVVKADGLAAGKGVLICRERDEALQAVDDIGRKRQFGEAGSRIVVEELLVGEEASFLALTDGFTVLPMATSQDHKPVFDDDTGPNTGGMGAYSPAPVVSPRVGEAIMEQVMVPAVRAMTDRGTPYRGILYAGLMIDPQGAFKVLEFNCRFGDPETQPLMMRLKSDLLPALAACRNGSLDKIELQWSDKPAVCVAMTSGGYPGSYTKGLPIEGLDIQQPNTMVFHAGTRRDEGKIVSSGGRVLGVTALGADIPDAIRAAYNRTRSIHFDGMHFRTDIGRKALSYL, from the coding sequence ATGAAGGTTCTTGTGATTGGCGGAGGAGGGCGCGAACACGCCCTGGTGTGGAAAATACTCCAAAGCCCGCTGGCGACGGCGGTCTCGTGCGTGCCGGGCAACGCCGGCACCCAGGCGGTGGCCCCCGGACCGTCGATCTCCGCCGAAGACGTCGATTCGCTACTCGAGTACGCGCGGACCCAACGCTTCGACCTGACGGTGGTCGGTCCCGAGGTGCCGCTGGCCCAAGGGCTGGTCGATCGCTTCGAGGATCAAGGGCTGCCGTGCTTCGGCCCAACCAAGGCCGCGGCTCAAATCGAGGCCAGTAAGACCTTTGCCAAAGAGCTGATGGTTGAGGCCGGCATTCCCACCGCCGATTACGCTGTGTTCGACGATCCGGACAAGGCAGCGGCCTACATCGAGACCAAGGGTGCGCCGATCGTGGTCAAGGCCGACGGGCTGGCCGCGGGCAAGGGCGTACTTATCTGCCGCGAGCGCGACGAGGCGCTGCAGGCCGTGGACGACATCGGCCGCAAACGGCAGTTCGGCGAGGCGGGCAGCCGGATCGTAGTCGAGGAACTGTTGGTCGGCGAGGAGGCGAGCTTCCTGGCGTTGACCGACGGCTTCACCGTGCTGCCGATGGCCACCAGCCAGGATCACAAACCGGTATTCGACGACGACACCGGCCCGAACACCGGCGGGATGGGCGCCTACAGCCCGGCGCCGGTGGTCAGCCCGCGGGTGGGCGAGGCGATCATGGAGCAGGTAATGGTCCCGGCGGTGCGAGCGATGACCGACCGCGGCACCCCTTACCGCGGGATTCTCTACGCCGGGCTGATGATCGATCCCCAGGGCGCGTTCAAGGTCCTGGAGTTCAACTGCCGCTTTGGCGATCCCGAAACCCAGCCGCTGATGATGCGGCTTAAAAGCGACCTGCTGCCCGCTCTGGCGGCCTGCCGCAACGGCAGCCTGGACAAGATCGAGCTGCAATGGTCAGACAAGCCGGCGGTCTGCGTAGCGATGACTTCGGGCGGCTATCCCGGATCGTACACCAAGGGCCTGCCGATCGAGGGGCTCGATATCCAGCAACCGAACACCATGGTGTTCCATGCCGGCACGCGCCGCGACGAGGGCAAAATCGTCAGCAGCGGCGGCCGGGTGCTGGGGGTCACGGCCCTGGGCGCGGACATCCCGGACGCGATCCGCGCGGCCTACAACCGGACGCGCTCGATTCATTTCGACGGTATGCACTTTCGCACGGACATCGGACGTAAGGCCCTGAGCTACCTATAA